From Pseudomonas sp. CCI4.2, one genomic window encodes:
- a CDS encoding SDR family NAD(P)-dependent oxidoreductase gives MTRKIALITGASRGLGKSTALHLAAQGIDIIGTFHSNSAESQAVASEIEGLGSRAVMLQLDVGDSSSFAAFGSSVSNALKNSFSRDSFDFLVNNAGTGMDASFAETSEEQFDQMMNIHLKGPFFLTQRLLPLIADQGRIVNISSGLTRFSMIGKAAYAMMKGGIEVLTRYQAQELGPRGIRVNTLAPGAIATDFGGGLVRDNPQVNQHIASGTALGRVGLPDDIGGAISMLLADGNGWVNGQRIEASGGVFL, from the coding sequence ATGACCCGTAAAATCGCACTCATCACCGGCGCCAGCCGCGGCCTGGGCAAAAGCACCGCCCTGCACCTCGCCGCCCAAGGCATCGACATCATTGGCACATTTCACAGCAACAGCGCCGAATCCCAAGCCGTCGCCAGCGAAATCGAGGGCCTCGGCAGCCGCGCCGTCATGCTGCAACTGGACGTCGGCGACAGCAGTTCGTTTGCCGCGTTTGGCTCATCGGTCAGCAATGCACTGAAGAACAGCTTTTCCCGGGATTCATTCGACTTTTTGGTTAACAACGCCGGCACCGGCATGGACGCCAGCTTTGCCGAGACCAGTGAAGAGCAGTTCGACCAGATGATGAACATTCACCTCAAAGGTCCGTTTTTCCTGACCCAACGTCTGCTGCCGCTGATTGCTGATCAGGGCCGGATTGTGAATATTTCCTCAGGCCTGACCCGCTTTTCCATGATCGGTAAAGCGGCCTACGCAATGATGAAAGGCGGCATCGAAGTGCTGACCCGCTATCAGGCGCAAGAACTGGGGCCACGGGGTATTCGGGTCAACACCTTGGCGCCGGGCGCTATCGCCACCGATTTCGGCGGCGGGCTGGTGCGTGACAACCCACAGGTCAATCAACACATCGCTTCCGGCACCGCGTTAGGCCGGGTGGGTTTACCCGACGATATTGGCGGTGCGATTTCCATGCTATTGGCCGATGGCAACGGCTGGGTCAATGGTCAGCGCATCGAAGCCTCCGGTGGCGTTTTCCTTTAA
- a CDS encoding TetR/AcrR family transcriptional regulator — protein sequence MKAPLRLTDRKREAIVQAAIAEFRVNGFEVTSMDKIAALAEVSKRTVYNHFPSKEELFSEILQQLWTSSTELQDMTYHPELPLRDQLKALLESKMRTLADSNFIDLARVAIAATIHSPERAQNMVSRLNEREESFNAWIRAAQLDGRFKAVDPSFAATQIHALMKAFAFWPQITLGAETLVPGVQGSVIESTLDLFLGWYEIPTAA from the coding sequence ATGAAAGCGCCCCTACGCCTGACCGACCGAAAACGCGAAGCCATTGTTCAGGCGGCCATTGCCGAATTTCGCGTCAATGGGTTTGAAGTCACCAGCATGGACAAAATCGCCGCGTTAGCGGAGGTGTCCAAACGTACGGTGTACAACCACTTTCCAAGCAAAGAGGAATTGTTTTCCGAAATCCTTCAGCAGTTGTGGACCAGCAGCACTGAGCTGCAAGACATGACTTACCACCCTGAGCTCCCTCTGCGCGATCAGCTTAAGGCCCTGCTGGAGTCGAAAATGCGGACGCTGGCTGACAGCAACTTCATCGACCTGGCCCGGGTGGCCATTGCCGCCACGATTCACTCCCCGGAGCGCGCGCAGAACATGGTCTCGCGGTTAAATGAGCGCGAAGAAAGCTTCAACGCCTGGATTCGCGCCGCGCAACTGGACGGCCGTTTCAAAGCAGTTGATCCCAGTTTCGCCGCGACTCAGATTCACGCGTTGATGAAAGCGTTCGCGTTTTGGCCGCAGATCACCCTGGGCGCCGAAACGTTGGTTCCAGGGGTTCAGGGCTCGGTGATTGAATCCACCCTGGACCTGTTCCTGGGCTGGTACGAAATCCCGACAGCCGCCTAA
- a CDS encoding DJ-1/PfpI family protein, with product MALHIGLLVFPNVQQLDLTGPYEVFASLPEVTVHLVWKTLAPIRSSTGLTLTPDTVFESCPPLDVICIPGGKGVDALMEDAETLAFIQRQAQGARFVTSVCTGALVLGAAGLLRGRRATTHWASHGLLEALGAIPVQARVVRDGNLMTGGRVTAGIDFALTLAGELFGALEAQATQLQLEYAPAPPFNAGHPETAPAEVLALAVKRGAASLANRQQLIVRVAARLHSA from the coding sequence ATGGCGCTTCACATTGGTTTACTGGTATTTCCCAACGTGCAACAGCTGGACCTGACTGGGCCTTATGAAGTGTTCGCCTCGTTGCCTGAGGTGACCGTGCATCTGGTTTGGAAGACGCTTGCGCCGATTCGCTCCAGCACCGGACTGACCCTCACGCCCGATACTGTTTTTGAAAGCTGTCCGCCTCTGGACGTGATTTGTATTCCTGGGGGGAAGGGTGTCGATGCGTTGATGGAGGACGCCGAGACGCTGGCGTTCATTCAACGTCAGGCGCAGGGTGCGCGCTTTGTGACCTCGGTCTGCACTGGCGCATTGGTGTTGGGAGCGGCGGGTTTGTTGCGGGGCCGGCGCGCGACCACGCATTGGGCGTCACACGGATTGCTCGAAGCGCTCGGGGCGATTCCGGTGCAGGCGCGGGTGGTTCGCGATGGCAACCTGATGACAGGCGGAAGGGTCACGGCGGGGATTGATTTCGCGCTGACCTTGGCCGGGGAATTGTTCGGTGCGCTGGAAGCCCAAGCCACTCAATTGCAACTCGAATATGCGCCTGCGCCGCCGTTTAATGCAGGGCATCCCGAGACGGCGCCCGCTGAGGTACTAGCGTTGGCCGTCAAACGCGGTGCGGCGTCGCTGGCCAACCGTCAGCAGTTGATAGTGCGGGTTGCTGCCAGACTGCACAGCGCCTGA
- a CDS encoding GlxA family transcriptional regulator: protein MTTPLKTVHLLAFPDVQLLDISGPLQVFATANDLMRKQGRGVVYAPQVIAAEPNSVVSSAGLGLLTAPLPGADDPSDTLIIAGGRGVNAAAENVELLSWLRGQATTARRLASVCSGAFLLAAGGMLDGRRVVTHWSRCEELALRYPTLRVEPDPIFINDGAVWTSAGVTAGIDLALALVEEDLGHELALAIARHLVVFLKRSGGQSQFSATLALQKSAGRFAELHAWIADNLSVDLSVAVLAERVGMSERSFVRHYRAETASTPARAIEHLRVEAARRLLGDTTLPIKRVASRCGFGTEETLRRSFLRAIAVTPQAYRERFSTTERLTCSMTY, encoded by the coding sequence ATGACCACCCCACTTAAAACCGTGCATCTATTGGCCTTTCCCGACGTGCAATTGCTGGACATTTCCGGCCCGCTGCAAGTATTTGCCACGGCCAACGATTTAATGCGCAAGCAAGGCCGTGGGGTGGTTTACGCGCCTCAGGTGATCGCCGCCGAACCGAATTCGGTGGTTTCATCGGCAGGCTTGGGATTGCTGACCGCGCCGTTACCTGGTGCTGACGACCCCTCCGATACATTGATCATTGCGGGCGGTCGGGGCGTTAATGCGGCGGCTGAAAACGTTGAGTTGCTGAGCTGGTTACGTGGGCAAGCGACAACGGCAAGGCGACTGGCGTCGGTGTGCAGCGGTGCGTTTTTGCTGGCGGCGGGCGGAATGCTGGATGGACGGCGGGTGGTGACGCATTGGAGCCGTTGCGAGGAACTGGCACTGCGCTATCCAACGCTGCGGGTAGAGCCCGATCCTATTTTCATCAACGACGGCGCGGTCTGGACCTCAGCAGGGGTGACGGCAGGTATCGATCTGGCGTTGGCGCTGGTGGAAGAGGACCTGGGCCATGAACTGGCATTGGCGATCGCTCGCCATTTGGTGGTATTCCTCAAACGTTCCGGTGGGCAATCACAGTTCAGCGCGACCCTCGCTTTACAGAAAAGCGCCGGGCGCTTCGCCGAACTGCATGCCTGGATCGCTGACAACCTCAGCGTGGATTTATCGGTTGCCGTGCTTGCCGAGCGGGTCGGCATGAGTGAGCGCAGTTTCGTCCGTCACTACCGCGCTGAAACCGCAAGCACCCCAGCGCGGGCTATTGAACACCTTCGCGTGGAAGCGGCACGACGGCTGTTGGGTGACACCACTCTGCCCATCAAGCGCGTCGCAAGCCGCTGTGGTTTTGGCACGGAAGAAACCTTGCGCCGCAGCTTTTTAAGGGCCATCGCGGTGACACCGCAGGCGTATCGTGAACGGTTTTCGACCACAGAGAGACTGACATGCTCTATGACTTATTGA
- the fahA gene encoding fumarylacetoacetase, with amino-acid sequence MTPSLNTLSWVTSANGHSDFPLHNLPVGVFSRNGLTKRGGVAIGEMIFDLRAALEAGFFNGAARDAAEAASRDQLNDFFALGSPARRALRTELLHLLDHASPQLSRLQPLAETLLHPMADCVMHVPARIGDYTDFYVGIHHAMNVGKLFRPDNPLLPNYKYVPIGYHGRASTICISDTPVKRPNGQTLAPGATVPEFGPTKRLDYELEMGVWIGPGNAMGEAIAIGDAAEHIAGFCLLNDWSARDLQAWEYQPLGPFLSKSFATSISAWVVTAEALAPFRMAQPLRPVGDPQPLPYLFDAGDQQGGALDIELEVLLLTQTMKGQGMAPQRLALSNTQNMYWTVAQMVAHHSVNGCKLQPGDLLGTGTLSGPHTGQFGSLLEISDGGKTALTLPNGESRRFLETGDEVIFRARCQREGYASIGFGECRGVVLGA; translated from the coding sequence ATGACGCCTTCATTGAATACCCTTAGCTGGGTCACCAGCGCCAACGGTCACAGCGATTTCCCGTTGCACAACTTGCCGGTGGGTGTGTTCAGCCGAAACGGGTTAACCAAGCGCGGCGGCGTGGCCATCGGCGAGATGATTTTCGACCTGCGGGCGGCGCTGGAGGCGGGGTTTTTCAACGGTGCTGCGCGTGACGCTGCCGAAGCGGCCAGTCGTGATCAGTTGAATGACTTCTTCGCCTTGGGCTCGCCTGCTCGGCGGGCGTTGCGCACTGAGCTGTTGCACTTGCTGGATCATGCGAGCCCGCAGCTTTCACGTTTGCAGCCCTTAGCTGAAACCCTGCTGCACCCCATGGCCGACTGCGTGATGCATGTGCCAGCGCGCATCGGTGATTACACCGATTTTTACGTCGGGATCCATCATGCGATGAACGTCGGCAAGCTGTTTCGCCCGGATAACCCGTTGCTGCCCAACTACAAATATGTGCCCATCGGCTACCACGGTCGTGCCTCGACCATTTGTATTTCCGACACGCCGGTCAAACGTCCTAACGGCCAGACCTTGGCCCCCGGCGCTACGGTTCCCGAGTTTGGTCCGACTAAACGCCTGGATTACGAACTGGAAATGGGCGTGTGGATTGGTCCGGGTAACGCCATGGGCGAGGCGATTGCCATCGGCGACGCGGCCGAACACATTGCCGGTTTTTGTCTGCTCAATGATTGGTCCGCGCGGGATTTACAGGCGTGGGAATACCAGCCATTGGGGCCGTTCTTGTCCAAGAGCTTTGCCACCAGCATTTCCGCCTGGGTCGTGACGGCCGAAGCCTTGGCGCCGTTTCGCATGGCGCAACCGTTACGGCCAGTGGGCGACCCGCAACCCTTGCCGTATCTGTTCGATGCCGGCGATCAACAAGGCGGTGCGTTGGATATAGAACTGGAAGTGCTGCTGCTCACGCAGACGATGAAAGGGCAGGGTATGGCGCCGCAGCGTCTGGCGTTGAGCAACACGCAAAACATGTACTGGACCGTCGCGCAAATGGTCGCCCACCACAGCGTCAATGGCTGCAAATTACAGCCGGGAGATTTGTTGGGTACCGGGACCTTGTCCGGACCGCACACGGGGCAATTTGGTAGCTTGTTGGAAATCAGTGACGGCGGAAAAACTGCGCTGACACTGCCCAATGGCGAATCGCGACGCTTCCTGGAAACCGGTGATGAAGTGATCTTTCGCGCTCGCTGCCAGCGTGAAGGCTATGCCTCGATTGGGTTTGGCGAATGCAGAGGTGTCGTGCTTGGCGCTTGA
- a CDS encoding FAD-dependent oxidoreductase, which translates to MAIHPVARFADLRHDRGTQVEIGEQTFLLLRMGNQVRAYQASCPHAGAPLADGAVCNGRLICPWHKGAFSIEDGTLCEPPALDNLLRYPAYVVDGEVRIDDRPLPTSAAVVNDERCFAIIGAGAAGTAAAAALRAKGFGGRLLLIDREFQPGYDRTALSKFVIAGDMKPDKIPPLRDEAFYRQQRIERIHGEVTRLEVSAKRLTVRVNEADEQPIEYHAALLVTGGKPHSLDVPGADLPEVLLLRTRQDAEWILQAAPPSAQAVIIGDSFIGLEAASALRKRGMSVTVLARHEAPFIAQFGDRIGRAIRHLHEQNGVLFRSHVDVARFEGTGNLETVVLNTGERLDAELALIGIGVSPAIEWVEGVNREHDGSLRVDAGMQVAEGLWAAGDIVTFPLSGKPHRIEHWRLAQQQARVAAHNMLGAHEQYADVPFFWTYHFGKRFDYLGHAETWDNIVFEGSPEHYNFIALLSQNGMVAAIVACQYQRAMALFAERMKQPLAVDEARRLIRSISQ; encoded by the coding sequence ATGGCCATACATCCAGTCGCCCGTTTCGCCGACCTGCGTCATGACCGGGGCACCCAGGTTGAAATTGGCGAGCAAACATTTCTGTTGCTGAGGATGGGCAACCAGGTCCGTGCTTATCAAGCGAGCTGCCCCCACGCTGGCGCGCCGCTCGCTGATGGCGCGGTGTGCAACGGCAGGCTGATTTGCCCGTGGCATAAAGGCGCGTTTTCGATTGAGGACGGCACGTTGTGCGAACCGCCCGCGCTGGATAACCTGTTGCGCTACCCGGCGTACGTCGTGGACGGCGAAGTGCGAATAGACGACCGGCCCCTGCCCACGTCCGCTGCCGTGGTGAACGATGAGCGTTGCTTTGCGATCATCGGTGCCGGAGCTGCCGGAACTGCAGCCGCTGCCGCGTTACGGGCTAAAGGCTTTGGGGGTCGTCTACTGTTGATCGACCGTGAGTTCCAGCCCGGTTACGACCGTACCGCGCTGAGCAAATTTGTCATCGCCGGCGACATGAAACCGGACAAAATCCCTCCACTGCGCGATGAAGCGTTTTACCGCCAGCAGCGTATCGAGCGAATTCACGGCGAGGTCACGCGGCTGGAAGTTTCAGCCAAACGCCTGACCGTGCGTGTCAACGAGGCTGACGAGCAGCCTATCGAGTACCACGCGGCGCTACTGGTCACCGGCGGAAAACCCCATTCGCTGGACGTGCCCGGCGCCGATTTGCCAGAAGTGTTGTTGCTGCGCACCCGGCAAGACGCCGAGTGGATTCTGCAAGCGGCGCCGCCCTCCGCTCAAGCGGTGATTATCGGCGACAGCTTTATAGGGCTCGAAGCCGCCTCGGCGTTGCGCAAACGCGGAATGTCGGTGACGGTGCTGGCGCGCCATGAAGCGCCGTTCATTGCGCAGTTTGGCGACCGCATCGGCCGCGCTATTCGTCACCTGCACGAGCAAAACGGCGTGCTGTTTCGCAGCCATGTTGATGTGGCGCGTTTTGAAGGCACCGGGAATCTTGAGACGGTGGTGCTGAATACCGGCGAGCGGCTTGACGCTGAATTAGCGTTGATTGGCATCGGTGTCAGCCCGGCAATCGAATGGGTCGAGGGCGTCAACCGCGAGCACGACGGCTCATTGCGGGTGGACGCGGGCATGCAGGTTGCCGAGGGCTTATGGGCGGCGGGCGACATCGTTACCTTTCCGTTGTCGGGCAAACCGCATCGCATCGAACATTGGCGGCTGGCCCAACAACAGGCCCGGGTCGCAGCGCACAACATGCTCGGGGCGCATGAACAATACGCTGACGTGCCGTTCTTCTGGACTTACCACTTTGGCAAACGCTTTGATTACCTGGGCCACGCTGAAACCTGGGACAACATCGTTTTTGAAGGCTCGCCAGAACACTACAATTTCATTGCCCTGTTGAGTCAAAACGGCATGGTCGCCGCCATCGTCGCCTGCCAATACCAACGGGCGATGGCGTTATTTGCAGAACGAATGAAGCAGCCGCTGGCGGTAGACGAAGCTCGGCGGTTGATTCGCTCCATCAGCCAGTGA
- a CDS encoding MBL fold metallo-hydrolase, with amino-acid sequence MTNTLHSAKAAAPVMDSLQQEGRYRNHAPTHRLGFLKTLRVFWMAFFGKPAHTRPAGDIPVQPLSRQQLLAAPNNSVFRLGHSTILLKLRDQFWLTDPVFAERASPVQWAGPQRFHQPPISLEELPPIKAVILSHNHYDHLDHMAIKALIHKTEHFLAPTGVGDTLIEWGVPAEKVRQLDWWQSTEIGGLTFVATPSQHFSGRTLLDGNKTLWASWVMIDNGQKIFFSGDSGYFKGFKQIGDRFGPFDLTLMETGAYNVDWPDVHMQPEHTLQAHIDLRGRWLLPIHNGTFDLAMHAWHEPFDRILALAWEKNIAISTPQMGQPFYLDYPTRGHAWWLGVKGVVETSAGDGEAHGVRGL; translated from the coding sequence ATGACTAATACATTGCATTCCGCTAAAGCCGCCGCTCCGGTGATGGATTCTTTGCAGCAAGAAGGGCGCTACCGCAATCACGCACCGACGCACCGACTGGGGTTTCTAAAAACCTTGCGCGTGTTCTGGATGGCGTTCTTCGGCAAGCCCGCACACACCCGTCCAGCAGGCGACATCCCGGTGCAGCCGCTGTCCCGTCAGCAGTTGCTCGCGGCGCCCAATAACAGCGTATTCCGCTTGGGGCACTCGACCATATTGCTCAAACTGCGCGATCAATTTTGGTTGACCGACCCGGTGTTTGCCGAGCGCGCCTCTCCGGTGCAATGGGCCGGGCCGCAGCGATTCCATCAGCCGCCCATCAGCCTCGAGGAACTGCCGCCGATCAAAGCCGTGATTCTTTCGCACAACCATTACGACCACCTCGATCACATGGCGATCAAGGCGTTGATCCACAAGACCGAACATTTTCTGGCGCCCACTGGGGTGGGGGACACCTTGATCGAATGGGGCGTGCCGGCAGAAAAAGTACGGCAGCTGGACTGGTGGCAGTCCACTGAAATTGGCGGTTTAACCTTTGTCGCTACACCGTCGCAGCACTTTTCCGGGCGTACGTTACTCGACGGCAACAAGACGCTGTGGGCGTCGTGGGTGATGATTGATAACGGTCAGAAAATTTTCTTCAGTGGCGACAGCGGGTATTTCAAAGGTTTCAAACAGATCGGTGACCGCTTTGGGCCGTTCGACCTGACGCTGATGGAAACCGGCGCGTACAACGTCGATTGGCCTGACGTGCACATGCAGCCCGAGCATACCCTGCAAGCACACATCGACCTGCGCGGCCGCTGGCTATTGCCGATCCATAACGGCACCTTCGACTTGGCCATGCATGCCTGGCACGAACCTTTCGATCGTATTCTCGCACTGGCTTGGGAAAAGAATATCGCTATCAGCACGCCGCAGATGGGCCAACCGTTCTACCTGGACTACCCCACCCGCGGGCATGCCTGGTGGTTAGGGGTTAAAGGGGTGGTTGAGACAAGTGCGGGCGATGGTGAGGCTCACGGGGTTCGAGGGCTGTAG
- the hmgA gene encoding homogentisate 1,2-dioxygenase, whose amino-acid sequence MFTAHSIDSLAYQNGFGNEFSSEAVPGALPLGQNSPQQHSHGLYTEQFSGTAFTVPRAEARRTWLYRIKPSAAHPRFERLSRQIVGQEIGPITPNRLRWDAFDIPSTPTDFLDGLINLASTAAADQAEGVSVYVYCANRSMDRAFFNADGEWLIVPQSGRLRVITELGVLDIEPQEILVLPRGLKFSVQLLDASARGYVCENHGCALRLPDLGPIGSNGLANPRDFLTPVAYFEDRDEPVQLVQKFLGELWSTRLDHSPFDVVAWHGNNVPYKYDLRRFNTVGSVSFDHPDPSIFTVLTAPGAVQGQANVDFVIFPPRWMVAEKTFRPPWFHRNVMNEFMGLIDGAYDAKAEGFVPGGVSLHTCMSAHGPDNATAEKAIAAELKPQKIDNTMAFMFETGKVLRPSRHALDCPQLQTDYDACWSGMAKTFDSGTQA is encoded by the coding sequence ATGTTCACAGCCCACTCTATTGATTCCTTGGCCTACCAAAATGGCTTCGGTAACGAGTTCAGCAGCGAAGCCGTGCCGGGTGCGTTGCCCCTTGGGCAGAACTCGCCGCAGCAACATTCCCATGGCCTGTACACCGAGCAATTTTCTGGTACGGCGTTCACCGTGCCGCGTGCCGAGGCCCGTCGCACTTGGTTGTACCGAATAAAGCCGTCGGCGGCGCACCCTCGTTTCGAGCGGTTGTCGCGGCAGATCGTGGGGCAAGAGATTGGCCCGATTACGCCCAACCGGTTGCGCTGGGATGCGTTTGATATTCCATCAACGCCCACTGATTTCCTCGACGGCTTAATCAACCTTGCCAGCACGGCCGCTGCGGATCAGGCGGAGGGCGTCAGTGTGTACGTCTACTGCGCCAACCGCTCGATGGACCGGGCATTTTTCAACGCCGACGGTGAGTGGCTGATCGTCCCCCAATCGGGCCGATTACGCGTGATCACTGAGTTAGGCGTGTTGGACATCGAGCCGCAAGAAATCCTCGTGCTACCACGTGGGCTGAAATTCAGCGTTCAATTGCTGGACGCCAGCGCCCGCGGTTATGTCTGCGAGAACCATGGCTGCGCCTTGCGCCTGCCGGATTTGGGGCCGATTGGCAGTAACGGGTTGGCCAACCCTCGGGATTTTTTGACGCCAGTTGCTTACTTCGAAGACCGGGATGAGCCGGTGCAGTTGGTACAGAAATTTCTCGGTGAACTGTGGTCCACACGGCTTGATCACTCGCCATTCGATGTGGTGGCGTGGCACGGCAATAACGTGCCGTATAAATACGATTTGCGTCGTTTCAATACCGTGGGTTCAGTGAGTTTCGACCACCCGGACCCGTCGATTTTTACCGTGTTGACTGCGCCCGGTGCGGTTCAAGGCCAGGCCAATGTCGACTTCGTGATTTTTCCGCCGCGTTGGATGGTAGCCGAAAAGACCTTCCGGCCACCGTGGTTTCATCGCAATGTGATGAACGAGTTCATGGGGTTGATCGACGGTGCTTACGATGCCAAGGCCGAGGGCTTCGTGCCCGGTGGCGTGTCGTTGCACACTTGCATGAGCGCTCATGGGCCGGACAATGCCACGGCAGAAAAAGCCATCGCCGCCGAGTTGAAACCGCAGAAAATCGACAACACCATGGCGTTCATGTTTGAGACCGGCAAAGTGCTGCGCCCCAGCCGCCATGCCCTCGACTGCCCACAACTGCAAACTGATTACGATGCCTGCTGGTCAGGCATGGCCAAAACCTTTGATTCGGGAACCCAAGCATGA
- a CDS encoding D-aminoacylase: MLYDLLIRNALIIDGSNRPAYPADVAVHQGRIQRIGKLDDVSASEEVDAKGRVLAPGFIDVHTHDDTVVIRTPEMLPKISQGVTTVIVGNCGISASPVSLLAEPPDPMNLLGTAAAFVYPRFNDYRAAVDAARPAVNVAALIGHTALRSNHLDDLHRTATPAQIAAMRTQLRESLEAGALGLSTGLAYASAFSANTDEVLQLAEELTAFGALYTTHLRSEFEPVLEAMDEAFRIARHAQAPVVISHLKCAGAGNWGRSPQLLAALESAAHTHPVGCDCYPYAASSSTLDLKQVTDAFRITITWSTPHPDQGGRDLIDIAAEWGLSLLDTARALQPAGAVYYGMDESDVQRILAHPLSMIGSDGLPEDPFPHPRLWGAFPRVLGHFSRDLGLFPLHTAVHKMTGLSAARFGLHERGEIREGYWADLTLFDPARIRDVADFNDPQRAAEGIDGVWVNGQLSYADGQVQGNRHGRFLPRSGSLKDGFNREF, translated from the coding sequence ATGCTCTATGACTTATTGATCCGCAACGCCCTGATCATCGACGGCAGCAACCGCCCGGCCTACCCTGCTGATGTGGCTGTCCATCAAGGTCGAATCCAACGGATCGGCAAGCTTGATGACGTGTCGGCCAGCGAAGAAGTCGATGCCAAGGGCCGGGTGTTGGCGCCAGGTTTTATCGACGTCCACACCCACGACGACACCGTGGTCATTCGCACACCCGAAATGCTGCCGAAAATCAGCCAGGGCGTAACCACGGTGATCGTCGGCAACTGCGGAATCAGTGCTTCGCCCGTGAGCTTGTTGGCCGAGCCACCGGACCCGATGAACCTGCTGGGCACTGCCGCTGCGTTTGTTTACCCGCGCTTCAACGATTACCGCGCGGCAGTAGACGCCGCCCGCCCCGCCGTTAACGTCGCGGCGCTGATCGGTCATACCGCCTTGCGCAGCAACCATCTGGATGATCTGCACCGCACCGCCACCCCGGCGCAAATCGCTGCCATGCGTACCCAGTTGCGCGAAAGCCTTGAGGCCGGTGCGTTGGGGCTTTCTACTGGATTGGCCTACGCCTCGGCGTTTTCAGCCAACACCGACGAAGTGCTGCAACTGGCCGAAGAACTGACGGCGTTTGGTGCGCTGTATACCACCCATTTACGCAGTGAATTCGAGCCGGTGTTGGAGGCGATGGACGAAGCGTTCCGCATTGCGCGTCACGCCCAAGCACCGGTGGTGATCTCCCACCTGAAATGCGCTGGCGCCGGCAATTGGGGCCGCAGCCCGCAACTGCTCGCGGCGTTGGAAAGCGCTGCGCACACCCATCCGGTGGGCTGCGATTGTTACCCGTATGCCGCCAGTTCCTCGACACTTGACCTCAAGCAAGTCACCGACGCGTTCCGCATTACCATTACTTGGTCGACGCCGCATCCTGATCAAGGCGGTCGGGACTTGATCGACATCGCCGCTGAGTGGGGGCTGTCATTGTTGGACACCGCACGCGCATTACAGCCTGCGGGCGCGGTGTATTACGGCATGGACGAAAGCGACGTGCAGCGGATTCTGGCACATCCGTTATCGATGATCGGCTCTGACGGTTTGCCGGAAGACCCGTTTCCGCATCCGCGTTTGTGGGGTGCATTTCCAAGGGTGTTGGGGCACTTTAGCCGCGACCTTGGCCTGTTCCCGTTGCACACCGCCGTGCACAAAATGACCGGGCTTTCAGCGGCGCGTTTTGGTTTGCATGAACGCGGGGAAATTCGCGAAGGGTACTGGGCGGATCTGACGCTGTTTGACCCAGCGCGCATCCGTGACGTCGCCGACTTCAACGACCCACAACGCGCCGCCGAGGGCATTGACGGCGTGTGGGTCAACGGGCAATTGAGCTATGCCGACGGGCAAGTCCAAGGCAATCGGCATGGGCGCTTTTTGCCGCGCAGCGGGTCGTTGAAGGATGGGTTTAACCGCGAATTTTGA
- a CDS encoding LysR family transcriptional regulator — translation MNKLELLKTFVRVTELSSFTQAGESLGLPRSTVSEHVQALEVLMGTQLLHRTTRKVQVTQDGLVLYDRSKSLLSSMDELEGLFRQEGAVLAGRLRVDMPSSLARKLFMPRLPEFVARHPQIDLEISSTDRRVDLVREGFDCVLRVGAQPDQSVIARSIGRVTMINCASPSYLRRYGVPHTLDDLARHRLVHYVGVLGARSDGFEYLHNGKVRRVPMAGCITVNNTETYESACRAGLGLVQVPRMGAREFLASGEFVSVLPDYVPAPMEVSLLYARQQHIPERLRVFMQWLEVLFREHAQDA, via the coding sequence ATGAACAAACTTGAGTTATTGAAAACATTCGTCAGGGTCACCGAGCTGTCGAGTTTTACTCAAGCGGGGGAAAGCCTTGGCCTGCCGCGATCAACGGTTTCCGAACACGTGCAAGCGCTGGAAGTCTTGATGGGCACGCAGTTATTGCACCGCACCACCCGCAAAGTGCAGGTCACCCAAGACGGCTTGGTATTGTATGACCGTAGCAAAAGTTTGCTGTCGAGCATGGACGAACTCGAAGGTTTATTTCGGCAGGAGGGCGCGGTATTGGCCGGACGTTTGCGGGTGGACATGCCCAGCTCATTGGCGCGCAAATTATTTATGCCGCGGCTGCCTGAGTTCGTTGCCCGTCATCCGCAAATCGATTTGGAAATCAGCAGCACCGATCGGCGGGTTGATCTGGTGCGGGAAGGGTTTGATTGTGTGTTGAGAGTGGGTGCACAACCGGATCAATCGGTTATCGCACGGTCGATTGGGCGGGTCACGATGATCAATTGCGCGAGCCCAAGCTATTTGCGTAGGTATGGGGTGCCGCACACCCTCGACGACTTGGCCCGGCATCGCTTGGTGCATTACGTGGGGGTCTTGGGCGCCCGCTCAGATGGATTTGAATACCTGCACAACGGCAAGGTGCGGCGAGTGCCGATGGCGGGCTGTATCACGGTCAATAACACCGAGACCTACGAATCTGCCTGCCGTGCGGGCCTTGGTCTGGTGCAGGTTCCACGGATGGGCGCGCGTGAGTTTCTGGCCAGCGGCGAATTCGTGTCGGTATTACCTGATTACGTGCCCGCGCCAATGGAGGTGTCGCTGCTCTACGCCCGGCAACAGCACATACCGGAGCGGCTCAGGGTGTTCATGCAATGGCTGGAGGTATTGTTTCGCGAGCACGCGCAGGATGCCTGA